Proteins encoded together in one uncultured Desulfobacter sp. window:
- a CDS encoding L-threonylcarbamoyladenylate synthase, whose product MHQNKTIRVDKFHPDSDIINQAAGILNTGGLVIFPAAYLYGIAANAMSADAVEKVFQLKQRPRNNPILVLIKNTDQLGGLVKNIPDNALKLMDNFWPGGLTLVFNAANSVCRKLTAGSSKIGIRLPGHPVASALVNSVDFPVTGTSANLSGRPGCMQTNMLSPEIVEKTDLILNAGPVQGGAGSTVVDVTCTPPKILREGAVPATDIYACLKKRVLPLAPS is encoded by the coding sequence ATGCACCAAAATAAAACCATCCGGGTGGACAAATTCCACCCGGATTCTGACATTATCAATCAGGCCGCCGGTATTCTTAACACCGGCGGCCTGGTGATTTTTCCTGCAGCCTATCTCTACGGAATTGCGGCCAATGCCATGTCCGCCGATGCCGTGGAAAAGGTATTCCAACTCAAACAACGTCCTCGCAACAACCCGATTCTTGTACTGATAAAAAACACGGACCAACTTGGCGGCCTCGTCAAAAACATACCGGATAATGCCCTAAAACTCATGGACAATTTTTGGCCAGGCGGCCTGACCCTGGTATTTAATGCGGCAAACAGCGTCTGCCGCAAACTTACCGCAGGGAGCAGTAAAATCGGCATTCGCCTGCCCGGACACCCGGTGGCCAGTGCTTTGGTCAACAGCGTTGATTTTCCTGTCACCGGCACCAGCGCCAATCTGTCCGGCCGGCCCGGGTGCATGCAAACAAATATGCTGAGCCCTGAAATTGTAGAAAAAACAGACCTGATTCTGAATGCCGGCCCGGTTCAAGGAGGTGCCGGTTCAACGGTTGTTGATGTAACCTGCACACCGCCCAAAATCCTGCGCGAAGGCGCAGTCCCTGCCACAGACATTTACGCCTGCCTCAAAAAACGGGTATTACCGCTTGCGCCCTCTTAA
- a CDS encoding D-alanine--D-alanine ligase, with translation MKKIRLALLSGGVSTERDVSLNSGNQVFEALDKTKYDIKRYDPKFDLAKLVTDAPDIDAALIILHGPFGEDGTVQGLLDLLNIPYQGAGVLGSAVAMNKLIAKRLYRQAGIPTPVYLSICTHAPDPDPEKLKALGLPLVVKPVCAGSSVGMSIVSDYKDLSQAIEKGFQNDDTLILEQYIKGTELTCGVLGNQDLEALPVIEIVPGDGHDFFDYQAKYVAGETNEICPARIDEQTTQQVQKLAIEAHNALFLKGYSRTDMLLLDGKLHVLETNTIPGMTATSLYPQSAAKAGYEFGVLMDKLIELAIEENKRTNLRRAQ, from the coding sequence ATGAAAAAAATCAGGCTGGCCCTGTTATCGGGCGGGGTGTCCACAGAGCGGGACGTGTCTCTAAACAGCGGGAATCAGGTATTTGAAGCACTTGATAAAACAAAATACGACATCAAACGGTATGACCCTAAATTTGATCTGGCAAAACTTGTTACAGATGCACCGGATATTGATGCGGCCCTGATTATTCTCCATGGGCCCTTTGGGGAAGATGGTACGGTTCAGGGGCTTTTAGATCTGTTAAACATCCCATATCAGGGCGCAGGCGTTTTAGGATCTGCCGTTGCCATGAACAAACTGATCGCCAAAAGACTTTACCGCCAGGCAGGCATTCCAACACCTGTCTATTTATCCATTTGTACTCATGCACCAGATCCTGATCCTGAAAAGTTAAAGGCGCTTGGCCTTCCCCTTGTGGTCAAACCGGTCTGCGCCGGTTCTTCGGTGGGTATGAGCATCGTATCTGATTACAAAGACCTGTCACAAGCCATTGAAAAAGGGTTTCAAAACGATGATACGTTGATCCTCGAACAATATATCAAGGGTACGGAGCTGACCTGCGGCGTATTAGGCAATCAAGACCTTGAGGCCCTGCCTGTTATTGAAATAGTTCCCGGCGACGGCCATGATTTTTTTGATTACCAGGCCAAATACGTGGCTGGGGAAACCAATGAAATCTGCCCGGCTCGCATTGATGAACAGACCACACAGCAGGTACAAAAATTAGCCATTGAAGCTCACAACGCCCTGTTTCTCAAAGGTTATTCCAGAACGGACATGCTGCTTTTGGACGGCAAACTGCATGTTTTGGAAACCAACACCATCCCCGGCATGACAGCCACCAGTCTCTATCCCCAGTCCGCAGCCAAGGCGGGCTATGAATTTGGTGTCCTAATGGACAAACTTATTGAACTTGCCATAGAAGAAAATAAAAGAACGAATTTAAGGAGAGCCCAATGA
- a CDS encoding SHOCT domain-containing protein, which produces MSIRKKDKDGVFKNIFVAYFILLLHVFLLAGIGLTALLFRGIYHYLPWIMGGIAILVLSIVWFIYARMRATSSSLSQVLGTPEFQDRAVEIRLLGGLASFEIKAKDPALLPNHTGFSPYSDAQLIESASDQAERRLIELNGLYEKDLISKEEFEKVRQRIIQG; this is translated from the coding sequence ATGAGTATACGCAAAAAAGACAAAGACGGAGTATTCAAAAACATTTTTGTTGCCTATTTCATACTACTGCTTCACGTATTTCTTCTGGCCGGCATCGGCCTCACCGCACTACTGTTCAGGGGCATTTATCACTACCTTCCATGGATCATGGGCGGCATTGCCATCCTGGTACTTTCCATTGTTTGGTTCATCTATGCCAGGATGAGAGCGACCTCTTCCTCCCTGAGCCAGGTACTGGGCACCCCGGAATTTCAGGATCGGGCTGTTGAAATAAGACTGCTTGGCGGCCTTGCATCCTTTGAAATAAAAGCCAAAGACCCGGCTCTGCTGCCGAACCACACCGGCTTCTCCCCCTATTCCGACGCACAGCTCATCGAAAGTGCAAGTGACCAGGCCGAACGCAGATTGATAGAACTTAACGGGCTTTATGAAAAGGATTTGATCTCCAAAGAAGAGTTTGAAAAAGTGCGTCAGAGGATCATCCAGGGCTGA
- a CDS encoding iron-containing alcohol dehydrogenase yields the protein MLLNFSFYNPTKIYFGRNSLDKLKPELANYGDTVLLAYGKNAIKSIGLYDQVTAILKDAGKKVIELSGVMPNPTYDKLMEGVKLVKDNNVDLILAVGGGSVIDCAKGIAVSAYCEEDPFEKYWLGYKNLANKTVPVASILTMVGTGSEMNGGSVITHEETKVKAGRVFSTEVYPKFSILNPEYTFSVSRYQMVSGVFDTMSHLMEQYFSGNDNNTTDYVIESLLKSSIDNLRAALKNLQDYESRSNLVWNATLALNTLTGLSKSQDWQVHMIEHQLGAYTDCAHGMGLAAISLPYYRFIYPNGLDKFVRFATEIWGVSAEGKTKEVIAEEGINAMENFLKECGIVTNLKDLGATKEMLINIAESTVITGRGYKKLNKDEILNILKACF from the coding sequence ATGTTACTGAATTTTTCATTTTACAATCCGACAAAAATTTATTTTGGAAGAAATTCTCTGGACAAATTGAAACCCGAACTTGCCAATTATGGGGATACCGTTCTTTTGGCTTATGGCAAAAATGCCATCAAATCCATCGGTCTTTACGATCAGGTGACGGCCATCTTGAAGGATGCCGGCAAAAAGGTGATTGAATTGTCCGGTGTCATGCCCAATCCCACCTATGATAAATTGATGGAAGGCGTCAAACTTGTAAAAGACAATAATGTTGATTTAATTTTAGCTGTGGGCGGCGGGTCCGTCATTGACTGCGCCAAGGGTATTGCCGTATCCGCATACTGTGAGGAAGATCCCTTTGAAAAATACTGGTTGGGATATAAAAACCTTGCCAATAAAACCGTCCCCGTGGCCTCTATTTTGACGATGGTGGGCACGGGATCGGAAATGAACGGCGGCTCGGTCATTACCCATGAAGAGACGAAAGTAAAAGCCGGCAGGGTGTTTTCGACGGAAGTATACCCTAAATTTTCCATTCTGAATCCGGAATACACTTTTTCAGTATCCCGGTATCAGATGGTCAGCGGGGTTTTTGACACCATGTCCCATCTCATGGAACAGTACTTCAGCGGTAATGACAACAACACAACAGACTATGTTATTGAAAGCCTGTTGAAATCATCCATTGATAATCTCCGTGCGGCGTTGAAAAATCTCCAAGATTATGAGTCCCGCAGCAACCTGGTGTGGAATGCGACACTTGCCTTGAATACCCTAACAGGGCTTTCAAAAAGCCAAGACTGGCAAGTACACATGATCGAGCACCAGCTCGGGGCGTATACGGATTGTGCCCACGGCATGGGACTTGCCGCAATTTCACTGCCTTATTACCGTTTTATTTATCCCAACGGGCTGGATAAATTTGTCCGGTTTGCTACTGAGATTTGGGGTGTTTCCGCCGAAGGGAAAACCAAGGAGGTCATCGCAGAAGAAGGAATAAATGCCATGGAGAATTTTTTGAAAGAATGCGGCATCGTCACCAACCTTAAAGATCTGGGCGCCACAAAAGAGATGCTAATCAACATCGCCGAGTCTACAGTTATAACCGGACGCGGTTATAAGAAATTAAATAAAGATGAGATCCTCAATATTCTGAAAGCGTGCTTTTAG
- the fusA gene encoding elongation factor G produces MSKPKNISKIRNIGIMAHIDAGKTTVTERILYYTGRSHKIGEVHDGEATMDWMQDEQDRGITITSAVTYCQWKQANIQIIDTPGHVDFTVEVERALRVLDGAIGVFCAVGGVEPQSETVWRQADRYKVPRMAFINKMDRTGADFFAACDSIKEKLSANPVMIQIPIGAEDRFQGVIDLLTMEQIAWNDETLGAEYTAGPIEDEFMALAEEYRDKLLEAVSELDDDIMEKYLGEEEISVDELRAAIRAATIRRDMVPVLCGSALRNKGVQPLLDAIDYYLPSPKDVPPVKGEHPETEEILEFKPEKNGPLAALIFKVSMIEGRKLSFARIYSGKIASGGDVFNPALKRKEKLSRILRMHANKRERLDEASAGDIVGIVGLKSSVTGDTLCNSDHPVLLEKMEYAQPVISIAIEPKTHADQEKLDDVMEKFMIEDPTLKVSKDEETGQTILSGMGELHLEIIISRMLKEFNTNVNVGKPQVVYREIITAPATGQAVFEREIQGKSHYANVTVELKPLSRGEGVTFKCLVPEEKIAPQYIPNIETGIRGSLDGGFLKGYPIVDVEIVLADGFSEEGKTSELSFGVCAAMAVKEALKNAKMALLEPIMAVEVFVPDANMGDAIADLNARGGKVESITPKSDIQVIKAVVPLSKMFGYSTALRSATQGRGTFTMQFKSFDTV; encoded by the coding sequence ATGAGTAAGCCAAAAAATATATCAAAAATCAGGAACATCGGGATCATGGCCCACATTGATGCGGGCAAGACCACGGTGACAGAGCGCATTCTCTATTACACGGGAAGATCCCATAAGATAGGCGAAGTTCATGACGGCGAGGCCACCATGGACTGGATGCAGGATGAACAGGACCGGGGGATTACCATTACTTCGGCCGTAACCTACTGCCAGTGGAAACAGGCCAATATTCAAATCATCGACACCCCGGGCCATGTGGATTTCACCGTGGAGGTGGAACGGGCATTGCGTGTTCTGGACGGTGCTATTGGCGTGTTTTGCGCCGTGGGTGGGGTAGAGCCCCAGTCCGAAACGGTTTGGCGTCAGGCCGATCGGTATAAGGTTCCTAGAATGGCCTTTATTAATAAAATGGACCGTACAGGGGCTGATTTTTTTGCCGCTTGTGATTCCATCAAAGAAAAATTATCTGCCAATCCGGTAATGATACAGATCCCCATTGGAGCCGAGGACCGTTTCCAGGGCGTTATTGATCTTTTGACCATGGAGCAGATTGCCTGGAATGATGAAACCTTAGGTGCAGAATACACAGCTGGCCCCATTGAAGATGAATTTATGGCGCTGGCAGAAGAATATCGGGATAAACTGCTTGAAGCGGTGTCCGAACTTGATGATGACATCATGGAAAAGTACCTGGGCGAAGAAGAGATTTCCGTGGATGAGCTTCGGGCGGCCATCCGGGCGGCGACCATCCGCCGGGATATGGTGCCTGTGCTTTGCGGATCCGCTTTGAGAAACAAAGGGGTACAGCCGCTTCTGGATGCCATTGACTATTACCTGCCAAGTCCCAAGGACGTCCCGCCGGTGAAAGGCGAGCATCCTGAAACCGAGGAAATCCTTGAATTCAAGCCGGAGAAAAATGGTCCGCTGGCGGCATTGATTTTTAAAGTCTCCATGATCGAAGGTCGTAAACTCTCCTTTGCCCGGATTTATTCGGGAAAAATTGCTTCGGGGGGGGATGTGTTTAACCCGGCCCTGAAACGCAAAGAAAAATTATCCAGAATTTTACGGATGCACGCCAACAAGCGTGAGCGACTGGATGAGGCCTCGGCTGGTGATATCGTCGGCATTGTGGGGCTTAAAAGTTCGGTGACCGGCGATACCCTTTGCAATTCTGATCATCCGGTTTTGTTGGAAAAGATGGAATATGCACAGCCGGTGATTTCCATTGCCATTGAGCCCAAGACCCATGCAGACCAGGAAAAGCTTGATGATGTAATGGAAAAATTCATGATCGAGGACCCCACCCTTAAGGTGAGTAAGGATGAAGAGACCGGTCAGACTATTTTGTCGGGTATGGGCGAACTTCATCTTGAAATTATCATTTCAAGGATGCTTAAAGAGTTCAACACCAATGTAAATGTGGGCAAACCCCAGGTTGTTTACCGGGAAATAATTACAGCCCCTGCAACCGGTCAGGCTGTATTTGAGCGGGAGATCCAGGGCAAATCCCATTATGCCAACGTCACGGTGGAACTTAAACCTTTAAGTCGAGGTGAAGGGGTTACCTTTAAATGCCTCGTGCCAGAAGAAAAAATTGCACCCCAGTATATTCCAAATATTGAAACCGGGATTCGGGGAAGTTTGGATGGCGGCTTTCTCAAAGGATATCCCATCGTAGATGTTGAGATTGTTCTGGCTGACGGATTCAGCGAAGAAGGAAAAACTTCGGAGCTGAGTTTCGGTGTCTGTGCGGCCATGGCTGTAAAAGAGGCCTTGAAAAATGCGAAAATGGCCTTGCTTGAACCGATCATGGCTGTGGAGGTATTTGTACCGGATGCGAATATGGGCGATGCCATAGCAGATCTTAACGCCAGGGGGGGCAAGGTGGAATCCATAACTCCGAAATCAGACATCCAGGTCATCAAAGCTGTGGTTCCTTTGTCAAAGATGTTTGGTTATTCCACTGCCCTGCGTTCAGCCACCCAAGGTCGCGGCACCTTTACCATGCAGTTTAAGAGTTTTGATACCGTGTGA
- a CDS encoding DnaJ family domain-containing protein has protein sequence MIPGFEAIVEERIKAAQKQGRFDNLEGKGKPLSFEDSHVPNELRMAHKILKNSGFLPPEVEIRKQMTHVRDLMDQTGQTSKDQTKLHKKLNYLMAKLDAVRSTGPGNTLARDQYRTSLLRKVK, from the coding sequence ATGATTCCCGGATTTGAAGCCATAGTTGAAGAGCGTATCAAAGCCGCCCAGAAACAGGGCCGGTTTGACAACCTTGAAGGCAAGGGCAAGCCTTTATCCTTTGAGGATAGCCATGTGCCCAATGAACTTCGCATGGCCCATAAAATTTTAAAAAATTCAGGTTTTTTGCCCCCTGAGGTTGAAATCAGAAAACAGATGACCCATGTACGTGACCTTATGGACCAAACCGGGCAGACCTCTAAGGATCAGACAAAGCTGCACAAAAAATTAAATTACCTGATGGCCAAACTTGATGCGGTCCGTTCGACCGGACCTGGTAACACTTTGGCCCGGGACCAGTACAGAACTTCATTATTGAGAAAAGTCAAATGA
- the purD gene encoding phosphoribosylamine--glycine ligase: MKILVVGSGGREHTLVWKIAESPLADKIYCAPGNAGTATLAENVNIGAEDIDTLATFAQENQIDLTVVGPEGPLVAGIADVFEKKGLAVFGPSGAAAQLEGSKVFSKNHMLKYGIPCAAGKAFTDPGRAKLYAKALGAPCVVKADGLAAGKGVIVCTTLEEANTAIDDMLEGNKFGDAGAVVVVEECLKGEEASFIVFTDGNTVLALPESQDHKRIFDDDKGPNTGGMGAYSPAPVLDHLLRTKAMEEVMIPAVKGMAKEGTPFKGVLYAGLMVDKDSIKVLEFNTRLGDPETQPILMRLKNDIVPLMEACCNGTLHNHKIQIDPRAAMCVVIAAGGYPGSYEKGHEITGLDQANEVKDTVVFHAGTAMDNGKVVASGGRVLGVTSLGDTVEDAINTAYEACAKIDFKDCFKRKDIGAKALKRMAIPAQVGVIMGSDSDFPVMQKALIMLKKFDIPYYVTVASAHRTPEKAVQLATQARKQGVKVLICGAGHAAHLAGVIAAHTTLPVLGVPIDSSALQGMDALLATVQMPPGIPVSTMAIGKSGAQNAGITAAQIIGVSDPSVAEKLAAFKKEMASKVEQKAASFA; this comes from the coding sequence ATGAAAATCCTTGTAGTCGGCAGCGGCGGCCGGGAACATACCCTGGTTTGGAAAATTGCCGAAAGCCCGCTTGCAGATAAAATATACTGTGCCCCGGGAAATGCAGGCACTGCAACCCTGGCTGAGAATGTAAATATCGGCGCTGAAGATATTGATACCCTGGCAACTTTTGCCCAAGAGAACCAAATAGATTTAACTGTTGTGGGACCTGAAGGGCCTTTGGTAGCAGGCATTGCAGATGTTTTTGAAAAAAAAGGACTGGCCGTGTTCGGTCCGTCCGGTGCCGCAGCACAGCTTGAAGGATCCAAGGTTTTTTCAAAAAACCATATGCTCAAGTACGGCATTCCCTGCGCCGCAGGCAAAGCCTTTACCGATCCAGGTCGGGCCAAACTCTATGCAAAAGCCCTGGGCGCACCCTGCGTGGTTAAGGCGGATGGACTGGCCGCCGGCAAGGGGGTCATTGTCTGCACAACCCTTGAAGAGGCAAACACCGCCATTGACGACATGCTGGAAGGCAACAAATTCGGCGATGCCGGCGCCGTGGTCGTGGTGGAAGAGTGTCTTAAAGGCGAAGAAGCCTCCTTTATTGTCTTCACAGACGGCAACACCGTGCTTGCCCTGCCCGAATCCCAGGACCATAAACGGATATTTGATGATGACAAAGGCCCCAATACCGGGGGCATGGGCGCATATTCGCCTGCGCCTGTTTTGGATCATCTGCTGCGCACAAAAGCCATGGAAGAGGTGATGATCCCGGCCGTCAAAGGCATGGCCAAGGAAGGCACGCCCTTTAAAGGGGTGCTCTACGCCGGATTAATGGTGGACAAGGATAGCATTAAAGTGCTGGAATTCAACACCCGTCTTGGCGATCCTGAAACCCAGCCCATTCTCATGCGGCTGAAAAACGATATAGTGCCTTTGATGGAGGCCTGCTGCAACGGGACCCTGCACAACCATAAAATCCAAATTGATCCCCGGGCTGCCATGTGTGTGGTCATTGCTGCCGGCGGATATCCGGGATCTTATGAAAAGGGCCATGAAATCACAGGGCTGGATCAGGCCAATGAAGTCAAGGATACCGTGGTATTTCATGCCGGTACAGCCATGGACAACGGCAAAGTTGTGGCATCCGGCGGCCGGGTGCTTGGGGTGACATCCCTGGGGGATACGGTTGAAGACGCCATCAATACGGCCTATGAAGCCTGTGCAAAAATTGATTTCAAGGATTGCTTTAAAAGAAAAGACATTGGCGCCAAGGCATTGAAACGCATGGCTATCCCGGCCCAGGTGGGTGTAATCATGGGTTCCGACTCTGATTTTCCGGTGATGCAAAAAGCGCTTATCATGCTAAAAAAATTCGACATCCCCTACTATGTCACAGTGGCATCCGCTCACAGAACCCCTGAAAAGGCGGTGCAGCTGGCAACCCAGGCCCGGAAACAGGGAGTCAAGGTGCTTATTTGCGGTGCGGGACATGCGGCACATCTGGCCGGTGTTATTGCTGCCCACACCACCCTGCCCGTTCTTGGCGTACCCATTGACTCCAGTGCCCTTCAAGGCATGGATGCGCTCCTGGCAACGGTGCAGATGCCCCCCGGCATCCCGGTTTCCACCATGGCCATCGGCAAATCCGGTGCCCAGAATGCCGGCATCACAGCTGCCCAGATCATTGGTGTGTCTGACCCATCAGTAGCAGAAAAACTGGCTGCCTTTAAAAAGGAAATGGCAAGCAAGGTGGAACAAAAAGCCGCATCTTTTGCCTGA
- a CDS encoding PAS domain S-box protein → MSDNGVIIEANTVLSQLSGYPVSELIGMAVVDLFAQEVRDDVKAKIQTGYEKIYESVGLTKAGATFPVEVQAREFLHENRRVRCAAIRNLSERYKVMDELRESETKFRAVVTGAHDAIIMIDGHAKIIFWNKAAERL, encoded by the coding sequence ATGAGTGACAACGGCGTGATTATCGAGGCCAATACCGTTCTCTCTCAGCTTTCAGGATATCCCGTATCGGAACTTATCGGTATGGCAGTGGTTGACCTTTTTGCGCAAGAAGTACGGGATGATGTCAAAGCCAAAATACAGACGGGCTATGAAAAAATATATGAAAGTGTGGGCTTGACAAAAGCCGGCGCAACCTTTCCCGTTGAAGTGCAAGCAAGGGAGTTCCTTCACGAAAACAGACGGGTCAGATGTGCCGCCATCCGAAATCTCTCAGAACGGTATAAAGTGATGGACGAGCTGCGCGAAAGCGAAACCAAATTCCGTGCCGTTGTAACGGGAGCCCATGATGCCATCATTATGATAGACGGCCACGCAAAAATAATATTCTGGAACAAAGCGGCTGAGAGGCTTTAG